The following are encoded in a window of Ricinus communis isolate WT05 ecotype wild-type chromosome 4, ASM1957865v1, whole genome shotgun sequence genomic DNA:
- the LOC8284466 gene encoding receptor-like serine/threonine-protein kinase SD1-8 isoform X8: protein MIANCNKWFLFNLILVACFSFNSHFSLGADKISANQTLSGDQIVSSEGGKFVLGFFKPGNSSNYYIGIWYNKLSPQTIVWVANREKPVLDKYSSELRISNGNLVLVNESGIVIWSTNLSPVTSSSAEAVLLQKGNLVLRDGNNSSEPLWQSFDHPTDTILPDGRLAFNKLNGESTRLISWRSNEDPAPGLFTVEMDPDGNQYYILWNKSKIMWTSGAWDGQIFSSVPEMRLSYIFNFTYVSNDYENYFTYSLYNNSILSRILISVGGQIQQQSWLEPSNEWSVFWSQPRLQCEVYAFCGAFASCGETDQPLCYCLEGFRPKSVDAWNSGDYSAGCVRKTSLQCGNSSRADGKSDRFLASRGIELPVNSRTLPARDAQVCETTCLNNCLCTAYAYSGSGNNGINCSIWYGDLLNIRQLADEDSNGKTLYVRIADSEFSSSNNKSRKVIGVVVGLGSVVILVFLCMALFLIQRRMRIEKQDEVLGSIPDITSSTTADGGGQNNVQLVIFSFKSILVATENFSQENKLGAGGFGPVYKGNFPGDQEAAIKRLSRQSGQGSEEFMNELKLIANLQHKYLVRLLGCCVEREEKILVYEYMANRSLDKFLYDPSERVKLVWNKRLNIAEGVAQGLLYIHKFSRLKVIHRDLKASNILLDEAMNPKISDFGMARIFGINQTEANTNRVMGTYGYMSPEYAFSGQFSEKSDVFSFGVILLEIER from the exons ATGATTGCTAACTGCAATAAGTGGttcctatttaatcttattCTCGTGgcatgtttttctttcaactctcATTTCTCTCTTGGTGCTGATAAAATTTCTGCAAATCAGACTCTGTCGGGTGACCAAATTGTTTCCTCAGAAGGAGGAAAATTTGTACTGGGTTTCTTCAAGCCAGGTAACTCCTCAAACTACTACATAGGCATTTGGTACAATAAACTGTCTCCACAGACCATAGTTTGGGTAGCAAACAGAGAGAAACCAGTTCTTGATAAATACTCTTCGGAACTAAGAATATCTAATGGTAATTTAGTTCTCGTCAACGAGTCTGGTATTGTAATTTGGTCCACAAATTTAAGCCCTGTGACTTCAAGTTCTGCAGAAGCAGTACTTCTCCAGAAAGGAAATCTTGTCTTAAGAGATGGGAATAATTCATCAGAGCCACTATGGCAGAGTTTTGATCATCCAACTGATACGATCCTCCCTGATGGTAGGCTTGCATTCAATAAACTCAATGGAGAAAGCACACGTCTTATTTCATGGAGAAGCAACGAAGATCCTGCACCAGGCCTCTTCACTGTAGAGATGGACCCAGATGGCAACCAATACTATATCCTTTGGAATAAGTCTAAAATTATGTGGACTAGTGGTGCTTGGGACGGACAGATCTTTAGCTCAGTTCCTGAAATGAGACTGagttacatatttaattttacttatgtTAGCAATGACTATGAGAACTATTTCACCTATTCTCTGTACAATAATTCTATCTTATCTCGGATACTGATAAGTGTTGGAGGGCAGATTCAGCAACAATCATGGTTAGAGCCCTCAAATGAATGGTCTGTGTTTTGGTCTCAACCAAGGCTACAATGCGAAGTATATGCCTTCTGTGGGGCATTTGCGAGCTGTGGTGAGACAGACCAGCCCTTGTGCTATTGTTTGGAAGGTTTTCGTCCAAAGTCAGTAGACGCGTGGAATTCAGGGGATTACTCAGCTGGATGTGTGAGGAAAACCAGTTTGCAGTGCGGGAACTCTAGTCGTGCTGATGGGAAAAGTGACAGATTTTTGGCAAGTCGTGGCATAGAATTACCTGTAAATTCACGGACACTACCAGCTCGAGATGCACAGGTATGTGAAACAACTTGCTTGAATAACTGTCTTTGCACTGCTTATGCTTATTCTGGCAGTGGCAACAATGGTATCAATTGCTCAATTTGGTATGGAGATCTCTTGAACATACGGCAGCTTGCGGATGAGGACAGCAATGGAAAAACTCTCTATGTCAGGATTGCGGATTCTGAATTTTCAAgttctaataataaaagcagAAAAGTTATCGGGGTGGTAGTAGGATTGGGCTCGGTGGTGATACTAGTTTTCCTCTGTATGGCTCTGTTTCTGATCCAAAGAAGGATGAGGATCGAAAAACAAG ATGAGGTGTTGGGAAGTATCCCTGATATCACCAGCTCTACTACTGCAGATGGAGGAGGACAAAACAATGTCCAGCTGGTTATATTCAGCTTTAAGAGTATATTGGTTGCTACAGAGAACTTCTCTCAAGAAAATAAGCTAGGAGCGGGTGGATTTGGCCCTGTCTACAAG GGAAATTTTCCTGGTGACCAAGAAGCGGCCATTAAAAGGCTTTCAAGACAATCTGGGCAAGGATCAGAGGAATTCATGAATGAGTTGAAACTTATAGCCAATCTCCAACACAAGTATCTGGTTAGGCTCTTAGGTTGCTGTGTTGAACGAGAGGAAAAGATACTAGTATATGAGTACATGGCCAACAGAAGTTTGGACAAATTTCTTTATG ATCCATCTGAAAGAGTAAAACTAGTTTGGAATAAACGCCTCAACATTGCTGAAGGTGTAGCTCAAGGACTCCTATACATCCACAAGTTCTCTCGACTGAAAGTAATCCACAGGGACCTAAAAGCAAGCAATATTTTGTTGGATGAAGCAATGAATCCCAAGATTTCAGACTTTGGAATGGCTAGGATTTTTGGCATCAATCAAACAGAAGCAAACACCAACCGCGTGATGGGGACTTA TGGTTACATGTCTCCTGAATATGCATTTTCTGGACAGTTTTCAGAGAAATCAGATGTGTTTAGCTTTGGTGTGATCCTGTTAGAGATA GAACGTTGA
- the LOC8284466 gene encoding G-type lectin S-receptor-like serine/threonine-protein kinase At2g19130 isoform X10 codes for MIANCNKWFLFNLILVACFSFNSHFSLGADKISANQTLSGDQIVSSEGGKFVLGFFKPGNSSNYYIGIWYNKLSPQTIVWVANREKPVLDKYSSELRISNGNLVLVNESGIVIWSTNLSPVTSSSAEAVLLQKGNLVLRDGNNSSEPLWQSFDHPTDTILPDGRLAFNKLNGESTRLISWRSNEDPAPGLFTVEMDPDGNQYYILWNKSKIMWTSGAWDGQIFSSVPEMRLSYIFNFTYVSNDYENYFTYSLYNNSILSRILISVGGQIQQQSWLEPSNEWSVFWSQPRLQCEVYAFCGAFASCGETDQPLCYCLEGFRPKSVDAWNSGDYSAGCVRKTSLQCGNSSRADGKSDRFLASRGIELPVNSRTLPARDAQVCETTCLNNCLCTAYAYSGSGNNGINCSIWYGDLLNIRQLADEDSNGKTLYVRIADSEFSSSNNKSRKVIGVVVGLGSVVILVFLCMALFLIQRRMRIEKQDEVLGSIPDITSSTTADGGGQNNVQLVIFSFKSILVATENFSQENKLGAGGFGPVYKGNFPGDQEAAIKRLSRQSGQGSEEFMNELKLIANLQHKYLVRLLGCCVEREEKILVYEYMANRSLDKFLYGSLD; via the exons ATGATTGCTAACTGCAATAAGTGGttcctatttaatcttattCTCGTGgcatgtttttctttcaactctcATTTCTCTCTTGGTGCTGATAAAATTTCTGCAAATCAGACTCTGTCGGGTGACCAAATTGTTTCCTCAGAAGGAGGAAAATTTGTACTGGGTTTCTTCAAGCCAGGTAACTCCTCAAACTACTACATAGGCATTTGGTACAATAAACTGTCTCCACAGACCATAGTTTGGGTAGCAAACAGAGAGAAACCAGTTCTTGATAAATACTCTTCGGAACTAAGAATATCTAATGGTAATTTAGTTCTCGTCAACGAGTCTGGTATTGTAATTTGGTCCACAAATTTAAGCCCTGTGACTTCAAGTTCTGCAGAAGCAGTACTTCTCCAGAAAGGAAATCTTGTCTTAAGAGATGGGAATAATTCATCAGAGCCACTATGGCAGAGTTTTGATCATCCAACTGATACGATCCTCCCTGATGGTAGGCTTGCATTCAATAAACTCAATGGAGAAAGCACACGTCTTATTTCATGGAGAAGCAACGAAGATCCTGCACCAGGCCTCTTCACTGTAGAGATGGACCCAGATGGCAACCAATACTATATCCTTTGGAATAAGTCTAAAATTATGTGGACTAGTGGTGCTTGGGACGGACAGATCTTTAGCTCAGTTCCTGAAATGAGACTGagttacatatttaattttacttatgtTAGCAATGACTATGAGAACTATTTCACCTATTCTCTGTACAATAATTCTATCTTATCTCGGATACTGATAAGTGTTGGAGGGCAGATTCAGCAACAATCATGGTTAGAGCCCTCAAATGAATGGTCTGTGTTTTGGTCTCAACCAAGGCTACAATGCGAAGTATATGCCTTCTGTGGGGCATTTGCGAGCTGTGGTGAGACAGACCAGCCCTTGTGCTATTGTTTGGAAGGTTTTCGTCCAAAGTCAGTAGACGCGTGGAATTCAGGGGATTACTCAGCTGGATGTGTGAGGAAAACCAGTTTGCAGTGCGGGAACTCTAGTCGTGCTGATGGGAAAAGTGACAGATTTTTGGCAAGTCGTGGCATAGAATTACCTGTAAATTCACGGACACTACCAGCTCGAGATGCACAGGTATGTGAAACAACTTGCTTGAATAACTGTCTTTGCACTGCTTATGCTTATTCTGGCAGTGGCAACAATGGTATCAATTGCTCAATTTGGTATGGAGATCTCTTGAACATACGGCAGCTTGCGGATGAGGACAGCAATGGAAAAACTCTCTATGTCAGGATTGCGGATTCTGAATTTTCAAgttctaataataaaagcagAAAAGTTATCGGGGTGGTAGTAGGATTGGGCTCGGTGGTGATACTAGTTTTCCTCTGTATGGCTCTGTTTCTGATCCAAAGAAGGATGAGGATCGAAAAACAAG ATGAGGTGTTGGGAAGTATCCCTGATATCACCAGCTCTACTACTGCAGATGGAGGAGGACAAAACAATGTCCAGCTGGTTATATTCAGCTTTAAGAGTATATTGGTTGCTACAGAGAACTTCTCTCAAGAAAATAAGCTAGGAGCGGGTGGATTTGGCCCTGTCTACAAG GGAAATTTTCCTGGTGACCAAGAAGCGGCCATTAAAAGGCTTTCAAGACAATCTGGGCAAGGATCAGAGGAATTCATGAATGAGTTGAAACTTATAGCCAATCTCCAACACAAGTATCTGGTTAGGCTCTTAGGTTGCTGTGTTGAACGAGAGGAAAAGATACTAGTATATGAGTACATGGCCAACAGAAGTTTGGACAAATTTCTTTATG GTTCTCTCGACTGA